A genomic region of Anas acuta chromosome 2 unlocalized genomic scaffold, bAnaAcu1.1 SUPER_2_unloc_1, whole genome shotgun sequence contains the following coding sequences:
- the SHARPIN gene encoding sharpin — MSVRVALEQPPRRPPPPAALLRLQLSLQPQPPPARRRFRLGLRTAEEAGGASIAEYDLKDISYTVRSPTCHELVVVGALDEPMVFNFEEEREAQKWWTIVSSSLREVQKASDSSSLPPQASSLPAAAGGSSAEGDPEEALFSELSRKEDLALQLAQAIEDGDEEAAAQCAVALARQQATLSILLKDSNYPPDDISMNVGVEDATSSASIVLRVQPHTTIATLKQQVFQDYGFHPLVQRWIIGQCLCVDERTVSSYGIRRDGDTAFLYLLSAKRAELTRQRYEEDQAQLLLNSIAALGDGAAAGEQRQYNTLPSASPRKAWGSDPGRKMDIGEISQHLDTMQIGDLVSNPSASAATSLPSPVQAGWSCPKCTFINKPTRPGCEMCSTDRPEDYVVPCSYKPDETELWRIQQEQEGILQYQQALEAERLRNFQQLLQLEEEVLVPNREALECRICYQQVPPGQGVLLRECLHNFCRDCLRQVINYSEEPEVGCPFRDDSYACSSHLQEREIRALVTPEEYRRFLERGLALAERRTRNSFHCQSSDCRGWCIYEDSVNEFRCPICQALNCLLCKAIHEGKNCRQYQDDLQLRAQNDAAARQTSDMLQTLVQLGEAMHCPTCHIIVQKKDGCDWIRCTVCQTEICWVTKGPRWGPGGPGDTSGGCRCNVNGQRCHPRCQNCH; from the exons ATGTCGGTGCGCGTGGCCCTGGAgcagcccccccgccgcccgccgccccccgccgccctgcTCCgcctgcagctcagcctccagccgcagcccccccccgcgcGGCGCCGCTTCCGCCTCGGGCTGAGGACGGCGGAGGAGGCCGGGGGCGCG aGCATCGCCGAGTACGACCTGAAGGACATCTCCTACACCGTCAGGAGCCCCACGTGCCACGAGCTGGTGGTTGTCGGCGCCCTGGACGAGCCGATGGTCTTCAACTTCGAGGAGGAGCGGGAGGCGCAGAAGTGGTGGACGATCGTCAGCAGCTCCCTGCGGGAGGTGCAGAAAG cctcgGACAGCAGCTCGCTGCCCCCCCAGGCCTCGTCCCTGCCCGCGGCAGCCGGGGGCAGCTCCGCAGAGGGGGATCCGGAGGAAGCTTTGTTCTCGGAGCTCTCCAGGAAAG AGGACCTGGCGCTGCAGCTGGCTCAGGCCATCGAGGACGGTGACGAGGAGGCGGCCGCGCAGTGCGCCGTGGCCCTGGCTCGCCAGCAGGCCACCCTCAGCATCCTGCTGAAGGACTCCAACTACCCCCCCGACGACATCAG CATGAACGTGGGCGTGGAGGACGCGACGTCGTCTGCCAGCATCGTCCTCAGGGTCCAGCCCCACACTACAATCGCGACGCTCAAGCAGCAG gtgttCCAGGATTACGGCTTCCACCCCCTGGTGCAGCGCTGGATCATCGGGCAGTGCCTGTGCGTGGACGAGCGGACGGTTTCGTCCTACGGCATCCgcagggacggggacacggCCTTCCTCTACCTGCTGTCGGCCAAGAGGGCCGAGCTGACGCGGCAGCGCTACGAGGAGGAccaggcacagctcctgctcaaCTCCATCGCCGCGCTCGGCGACGGTGCCGCGGCCGGGGAGCAGCGCCAGTACAACACCCTGCCCAGCGCGTCCCCCAGGAAAG CGTGGGGGAGCGACCCCGGCAGGAAGATGGACATCGGTGAGATCAGCCAGCACCTGGACACCATGCAGATCGGAGACCTCGTCAGCAACCCCTCGGCGTccgctgccacctccctgccctcgcCGGTGCAG GCGGGCTGGTCGTGCCCCAAGTGCACCTTCATCAACAAGCCCACGCGGCCGGGCTGCGAGATGTGCAGCACAGACCGCCCGGAGGACTACGTGGTGCCCTGCAGCTACAAGCCCGACGAAACGGAGCTCTGGAGGatccagcaggagcaggaggggatcCTGCAGTACCAACAG GCGCTGGAGGCCGAGCGGCTGCGGAacttccagcagctgctgcagctggaggaggaggtgctggTGCCCAACCGCGAGGCGCTCGAGTGCCGCATCTGCTACCAGCAGGTGCCCCCCGGGCAGGGCGTGCTGCTGCGAGAGTGCCTGCACAACTTCTGCAG GGACTGCCTGCGCCAGGTCATCAACTACAGCGAGGAGCCCGAGGTTGGCTGCCCCTTCCGCGACGACTCCTACgcctgcagcagccacctgcAGGAGCGCGAGATCCGGGCG CTGGTGACCCCGGAGGAGTACCGGCGCTTCCTGGAGCGGGGGCTGGCGCTGGCGGAGCGGCGCACGCGGAACAGCTTCCACTGCCAGAGCAGCGACTGCCGCGGCTGGTGCATCTACGAGGACTCGGTCAACGAATTCCGCTGCCCCATCTGCCAGGCCCTCAACTGCCTGCTCTGCAAG GCCATCCACGAGGGGAAGAACTGCCGGCAGTACCAGGACGACCTCCAGCTCCGGGCGCAGAACGACGCGGCCGCCCGGCAGACCAGCGACATGCTGCAG accctggTGCAGCTCGGGGAGGCCATGCACTGCCCCACGTGCCACATCATCGTGCAGAAGAAGGACGGCTGCGACTGGATCCGCTGCACCGTGTGCCAGACCGAGATCTGCTGGGTGACCAAGGGGCCGCGCTGGGGGCCGGGG GGTCCCGGGGACACCAGTGGCGGGTGCCGCTGCAACGTCAACGGGCAGAGGTGCCACCCCCGCTGCCAAAACTGCCACTGA